From Halalkalicoccus subterraneus:
ATTGTACAAGGTGGCTCTTATTGAGGAGCGACTACCCTCAGTTGGATCTAATCAACGGATACGCCCCTCCACTACCGGCTGACATTATAAATATTAATCTGTTGACTTCAATCAGATCCTCAGAAGAGGGGCGAATTCGTAAAGATCGGTTTATCAATGGTGAGTACGTCAATACTATCTTCTTTGCGTGATCTACATTGTGACGAATAACATTCGGCACGCTGCCAGTGTAGTGTTTCAGAGATAATATAGTGATATTAAATTTCCTCCCGAGAATCGCTGGGTCAGTCGTTAGAAGTTTGATCGTAATATATCCACTCATCCAATAGCTATAATATCATTCGACATATAATAACAAGCAATATTTAAGTTCCATGTGTCATTTTGTCTAATTACTCTGAGAGTAGATCTCAGAATGAGACTTACAATGGATAGAAAACACATACTCATTCTCCTCATGTGTACTGTGGTTCTAGGAGCAGGCTGCACCAACATGGGAGGCGATGACGGAGGAAATGGTACTGGAGGCGATCAAACACCTTCTGAAAGCGAAGACCTTGAGAACGAACAGAACGAGAGCCGTAACAGCTCGGGCTCACCATTTGGTGAATCTAACGAGTCAGAGGCAGACAATGAGGCTGATTCCAACTCGTCAGCAGCGAATTCACAATCCGACGAAGGGAATAGCGGCGAATCGACCCGTGACTCAGACACCGGAACCTCGGCTGAAAGCAACTCTAACACTGAAACGTCGGACGAAAGCACCGAAAATACCAACACAGAACCGGACTACTACTCACTCACCGTAACGATCGTCGATGCGAATGATGAGCCGATAGAAGGCGTCGATGTCACAGCCACGCACGATGACTCAGGTGGGGAGCGAACACTCACGACCGATGCGGATGGGACGGTTGTCTTTAGTGTCACCAATGGTCAGTTCACGCTCACCTCAACACCTGATGATGGAAGCCAAATCACCGAGACGGTGACAGTCGATGGCGATACATCGTCCACAGTTGAGAGTGATGCCTCTGGCGACAGTGGTGGGCAGGAACAAGAACAAGAGAACGAGGAACAGACCAACGACGAGAGTGGGGATAGTGGCGACGGAGATAGTGATCCAGAGCCCGAAGACGAGAGTAGTGACTCTGGCTCCGATTCATCCATAGATTCGGATTCGGACACAAACAACGACGCTGATCCGGACACTGATTCAAATTCGGATTCATCCACGAGTTCGAACTCCGATGACGAGTCGGAATCGAACGCTGATTCGAACTCTGAATCTGACTCAGATACTGAGACCCTGTCCAGATCGAACAATTCAGGTGACGACTCCGGCAATGACTCCGACCTAGATTCAGACGGCGACGATGAAGAATCACCGGAAGAACCACCAGAGGAGCCACCGGAAGAACCGCCCGAAGAGCCGCCTGAAGTAGATTTGAATTGCGATGACTTCGATACGTGGGAAGAGGCTCAGGCTGCCTACGACGAATATCCTGACGATCCCTACGGGCTTGACCCCGACAGCGATGGAATTGCCTGCGAGACGTTACCCGGCGCTCCGAATAACGCGTAGGACGATCAGAATGGGGATTATTGCTTTACTGGGCCGAACTTTGTCATACTAATCTGGTTCGACAAGCCCTAATATAGTCTCCTTCTCATTCCTCGATATAGATTATTTATTCTAGCCAATCAATGATTATAGAGTGATAACTGGCTATTTAGTCTGTGGACAAAGAAAGAGAAAAGCAAAGTGAGTCAGATGATTGTTCTATGACAATAATATATCTGCTAACTCTTCAGTGTCAGCAACGGTAATATCTGGTTGATGAATCCAGCTCCCATACGGGTTCTCATGCCTGTTAAGAAACGCTCCGCGCATTCCGATTGCCTTCGCCCCCACGAGATCGAATGTGTGAGAAGTTACGAATACGACTTCATGCGGTGCGACACCGAATCTTTCACAGCACAGATCATACGACGCTCGGTGTGGTTTGTACGCGCCAGCATCAGCGACTGACACAACCCCATCAAGCTCTGTCTCGAAGTTTGGACGTACTGCATTGAGCATGTCCGGGTCGCCGTTCGAAAGTCCGACTAATTTGTACTCCTCGCCTAAGCGATCCAGAGCTGAGTCTACGTCCGGATAGGGTTGAAGGGTCTTCCACTGCCGGATGATTCGACGGATTTCCTCGTCAGGGACGTCGAGCCCGAGTTGCTCTATTCGGTAACTGAGCGCCCGACGACTAATCTCCTTGAAAGGTGTATGGGGTCCGGGAATCAACGAATCAATCATCGAGTCTCGGAAGTGCATCGCTAGATATCGTCGTAGTAAGATTTCCGGGTCATAATCGCATCCATGATCGGTCAGCAATTCATCTAATGCAGGGATTAGTGTCGATTCACGATCGAGCAACGTATCCCACAGGTCGAAGGCAAGAACGCTCGCCTCTTCTTGGATCGTTTCCGCAGCAATCTTGGACATTTGGCGAGTGAATATACGGCCATCTATACAATAACATTATGTATTATGGAGATTATCGAAATAAATTTATCAATGAAGAGATAATTGAGTACATGATTGAATCGAGTGCTACAGATAAGACAGACTAGGTGCTCTGAGACTTAACTGCGAGTTGCCCACAGGTGAGCCGATCACGAGGCCATCTGAAGATGAAACTCGAAATAGATAGTTCCATGAGAATTTAGACCACCTGTCGATGTGCCATCAAACGCAAAGTAGATAGTCTGAAATGTCTGATTACGTCGGTTTCCCATAGGAAACATTAAGCCATCAGCACACCTTGAGGTAGTACTGAACATTCACTCCGGTGAGATGTATCAGGAGTAATTATGAAAACGTCAAACGGGATTGACAGTGTGCGAAATAGCGAGAAGAGTACCAGGGAGGGATGGCGATGATTAGTGAATCCCTTAGCTATCTCAGAGGAAGCGAGGACCTCTGGAGAACAGTGATTATTGGTGGAATCCTCTCACTGTTTGGATTCCTGATTGTACCCTTGTTCGCAATCACAGGCTATCTCGTTCGTGTTCTTGACCGGACTGCGAGTGGTAACGATGAAGCGCCCGGTTTTGAGGACTGGAGCGAGCTGATCGTTGAGGGTGCGAAGGCAAGCGTAATCATGTTTATCTACGCGTTCGTCCCTGTGATCGTTCTGATCGCGTTCGCCCTGAGCGCCGGTCTGCTCGGGTCGACCGGTAGCGACATCCTCGGAACGATCGGCGGACTTGGTATCTTCGTGGGCATGTTGCTCTGGCTTGGATTGAGCCTACTTGCGGCATATGCCATTCCCGCAGCACTGGCGAACTTCGCGGAGAAGCGGACCTTAGTGTCTGGATTCGAGGTCAAGACCATGCGTCGCGTGCTGATGGACAAGACTTACGCTACCGGTTGGCTGATGGCATTCCTTGTCATCATCGGTGGGGCCGTTGTCTCCGGCCTACTCAACGTGATTCCGATCCTCGGCTTCATCGCTGGTGCGTTCGTAGGGTTCTACGCCATCGTAGCAGCCTACTATATCATCGGCCACACTTGGGCTGACATCGAACAGATTCCCATTCGGGACCGTCCCGAACCACAGGAACAAGCTCAGATCTAACTCGCTCTTTTTTTAGTACTCACATTCCTGATGACTATTTAAAGACGGCCATTTTCGAACATTCCTGGCTTGAGAACTCCTAAGAGTTCTCGGCCCGTATTACCGAACGAAATGGCGACGAATCGAACGCTCGGCGGTGGTCTCCCGAGCGGGGTTGGTGATCACCGAGGGTGACTATTGAGTGCCCGAGCGGGAATGATATTGCCTACAATGATTCGGACCGGCGAGATTTAGCTAAACTGACCAAGCGAGGTCTGGTTTTCCTTAAGCGACCGAGCATCAATGCCGAGCGTCGTTTCGATATGAGTGGCGAATGCGTCAGCGAATCCGTGTTGCGTGAACACTTGCTTTGGATTTAACGTTTCGACAGTCGCAGTGAGTTCACTAAAATCGCTGTGATCGGAGAGTACGAACGTCTCATCGTAATCACCACGATATTTGAACGAGTCTTCGATGGCCCAGCCGGAAAAACCAGCCTTCAGTGCACCGGTGTTTTCGACGATGTGATCGACGAACGAGAGCTTGTTCGTCTGTGCTGGAAGAACCAATACATCTCCAGCTCCGATCGTCACATCACGGCCGTAGCGCTCGGCGGCAAACTCAACATTGTGGATAGATTCAATAACGTCGTTCAGTTGCTCGATAGCTTCAGTCACAAATAATCGGTCACGCTCGGATCGAGCAACGAGCAACTCGAGTTCCTGTGCACGTCCAAGCGTGTAGCCAAACAGGATAACGGGTGTATCATTGCTATCGTTCAACCAGTCGATGATACGGCTTTCGAGTGTCCCCTGATCCTCGAAGACGTACTCCGGTTTCCCATAGGTGGATTCAGTAACGAGTACGTCGACATCGTGCTCAGCGGCAACTGCTCCAGCGTCGAACCCGTCGAGAGCGAACCGATTCCGTGTCGAGAAGTCGCCAGTATAGAGGTAGGTCGTTCCATCGCTGTCCTCGATAATAGTAGCGCACGACCCCGGAACGTGACCTGCTGATACCTGCTCGATCGCTGGATGTGACGTACGCGACAGCGATCCCTCATCCTCTCGTCGGGCAGCGGCAAGTCGGGCAGTAAGATCCGAACAGATCACGTCGGTTGGGGCTCGCGTGTACAGGTGGTCACCATGGGCGTGACTGAGAACGACGACATCGCCATTAGGTTCGGTCGCATCTGCGACGACGGTTTCCCCAGTTGTGAGGTCGATTCGTACTCCGTCACGGAGACTGACCGCTTCTGTTGCCGTCATCGGTGGTTGCCCTCAAGTTGCGTTTTCCACACCAGTACCTCGTTCCTGTGATCGATCATCACTGTTATTGTTCCTCGTAAAGGCGTTCGACGCGCTCGAATTGATCAGCGTCCTCAGGACCGAGATCGTCGCGGAATCCACCAAATCGAGGGAACCGGAGTGCGTACCCCGAATCGTATGTCGTCGATTCTTGGATCTCTTCGTATTCGACCTCGATGACGACTTCTGGGCGAAGTTTCGCTGTTCGGCCATCAACTGATTGAATCAGTGGCTCGAGTTTTGCTGTAATTTCGCGGAGTTCAGCATCGGTCAGCCCCGAGAACATTCGCCCGACCTCGCGGAGTTCTTCGTGCTCGGTGTCCCAGCAAGCGAGTCGCAGACGACCTAACCAGTCGCTCTTGCGACCCTCGCTCCATTTCGCCTGTACAACGACGAGATCGAGCGGTTCCATCATCGGTTTCACTTTCAACATATAGCCGACACGCGATCCCGGCTGATAGGGAGCGTTCATGTTTTTCACGATCAGGCCTTCCTGACCGGCCTCCAGTGCGTCGGCGTAGAACGCTTCGGCTTCCTCAACCGACGTTGGTCGGAGATTCTCCGCCCGCTGGATCGTCGCTTCATTTCTATCGTGGTCGATGAGTCCTTCGAGACGTTCGATTCGTTCGGATAGTGGCCTATTGACGAGGGGTTCGCCGTCATGATAGAGGAGGTCGAAGACGTGAACGGTCGCAGGATACTCTGCCGCCATCTCTTCGATATCGTTCTTTCGCTTGATGCGCTTGGAAAACTCCTGGAAGGGGATCGGACTGTCCGTTTCAGGGTCATACGCCACTACTTCAGCCTCGATAATGGCATTCTTGGCGATGATTTCCTCACGGACGGCAGCGACGATATCCGGAAACTGAGTCGTGACGTCCTCCAGTCGCCGGGTGAACACGCGAACGTTATCGCCATCGATATGAATTTTCGTCCGCATCCCGTCGTATTTGTATTCGATGAGTGGCTGCTCGGTCGCGTCGAGTGCGTCGGCGACATCCTCGGCCTTCTGGGCGAGCATGGCCTTCACTGGTCGGAGTAGTTCAACGTCGAGGTCCTCGAGTCCGTCACGACCCTGCTCGCGGGCGGTCTCACCAACAGTCCGAAAATCGTTCGTGACTTCGTAGGCTCGTTCGACAGTTTGGATCGCTTCGTCGGAGCCATCGAGAAACGCTGTGGCGAGGGCATCACGAATCGTCCCTTCCCCGACTCCCAATCGCATTGCGCCGACGATGGTTCGGACGATATACCGGGCCTCGTTCGGTTCGGCGTCTGCAAGCAAATTCGCAATATCATTGATGCGTCGGTCTTGACTCCCGGTTCCTTCGTATTCGGTGAGGCCACGAAGGGTCTCATAGACGGTCTGGATATCGAGCGTGTCAGAGACGAGGGTGGTCTGAGCGCGGTTTTCGATAGCGTTTGCGGCGGCGTCTCCAAGATCGCCGGTTTCGCGCCACCACGACTCTATCTGGTCATTGTTGACCCCGGTCGCGTTCGTGATCGCCTGAGCGGTGAGCGACGAGGAGACGCCGAGTTCATCGTGTTCCCAGGAGGCAAAGAGACGACCACGTGCGAGTTGGGTAAACTCTGGCAGCAAGTCACCTGCCTCACCGAACGCATCGGCTACAATATCGGTTTTTTCGAGCGTCGATGATGTTGCATCGAGGTGGTCATACATCTCGACCAGCCGGCGATACTCCATTATAGAAATCAACGGGAAGAACCCGCAAAAGGGTACGCATTGCAGTTTCCGGCCATCAGAGAGGGGAGCTGCTTCTGGTGGTGCAATCGGTGCAATCGTAGTTCTCGTAGGACAGCTCCAAAGGTGGTAGAATAGTGGACTCCAGTCGGATTACGCTACACCACTCCGATTTGGGTTGTCAAGCTCCTGTTAATCATTGGTACTCGTTGTACCAGGCAAGAATGTCGCCGATCTAGAACCCTTCGGTGGGTATCTGGAAATACGCTCTGCGTGCGACTCGCGCTAAATGTGACTATTCTGGGATGGCTTCAACATTTTCCCACGTTCGCTCTCTGTTCTACGTCGCGGGATCGGCCTCTGTTTCGACTATCTCGCTCGCGCGACCAGTGAGGACTGCATTGACCACTGCGCCCAACAGCAGAATAACGGCGCTGAAGTATAGCCAGGTGACTAACAGGAGGATGCTCGCGATGAGATTGCTGTCGCTTCCACCCAGAGAGGCGTATACCTGAAACAGTACCTGCAGGATCGCCCATCCGATCGCTCCAAAGAGGGCCCCTGGAAGTACCTCACGTGGCTCGACGTCGATCTCCGGAAAGAGGTAGTACATCGGAAAGAACGCAATGAGGAGACCTCCGATAAGCAAGAGCGGTACTACGAGCCCGATGAACGGAATGAACGAAAAGAACGCGACGATATTAGTGGCGGCGACCATCGCAACGATCCCCACTGTGAGTGTTACGAGCATCACCAGTCCATTTTTGATTTGGCCGACAAACGACTCTTGGGCGGTCGTTTCGTAAATCTCCGAGAACGCGGTATCTAACCCACGAAACACTTTGAGCGCGCCCCAAACGAGGGTGAGGATCCCGATTATCGATGCGGTAATCGTTGAGCCGGCACCGGCGCCTGACTGCTGTTCGATCATCACCTGGATGACGCCACCGACTGACGGAGAGACGTTAGTAGTCGCAACTTCGATGACCTGTTGTTGCAGTTGGGGATCAACGTACGAGACAGCAAGGAGAACGAACATGAGCAGTGGAACTAGCGAGACGAACGCGCTGTAGGCGATACTTCCGGCCAAGAAGGTGACGTTCTTGTCGCTGAAGACATCTTTGACCAATTTCGCTTGTGAGACGACCGACTGAGTATCCATGCA
This genomic window contains:
- a CDS encoding carboxypeptidase regulatory-like domain-containing protein, with the translated sequence MGGDDGGNGTGGDQTPSESEDLENEQNESRNSSGSPFGESNESEADNEADSNSSAANSQSDEGNSGESTRDSDTGTSAESNSNTETSDESTENTNTEPDYYSLTVTIVDANDEPIEGVDVTATHDDSGGERTLTTDADGTVVFSVTNGQFTLTSTPDDGSQITETVTVDGDTSSTVESDASGDSGGQEQEQENEEQTNDESGDSGDGDSDPEPEDESSDSGSDSSIDSDSDTNNDADPDTDSNSDSSTSSNSDDESESNADSNSESDSDTETLSRSNNSGDDSGNDSDLDSDGDDEESPEEPPEEPPEEPPEEPPEVDLNCDDFDTWEEAQAAYDEYPDDPYGLDPDSDGIACETLPGAPNNA
- a CDS encoding haloacid dehalogenase type II — its product is MSKIAAETIQEEASVLAFDLWDTLLDRESTLIPALDELLTDHGCDYDPEILLRRYLAMHFRDSMIDSLIPGPHTPFKEISRRALSYRIEQLGLDVPDEEIRRIIRQWKTLQPYPDVDSALDRLGEEYKLVGLSNGDPDMLNAVRPNFETELDGVVSVADAGAYKPHRASYDLCCERFGVAPHEVVFVTSHTFDLVGAKAIGMRGAFLNRHENPYGSWIHQPDITVADTEELADILLS
- a CDS encoding DUF4013 domain-containing protein is translated as MISESLSYLRGSEDLWRTVIIGGILSLFGFLIVPLFAITGYLVRVLDRTASGNDEAPGFEDWSELIVEGAKASVIMFIYAFVPVIVLIAFALSAGLLGSTGSDILGTIGGLGIFVGMLLWLGLSLLAAYAIPAALANFAEKRTLVSGFEVKTMRRVLMDKTYATGWLMAFLVIIGGAVVSGLLNVIPILGFIAGAFVGFYAIVAAYYIIGHTWADIEQIPIRDRPEPQEQAQI
- a CDS encoding MBL fold metallo-hydrolase RNA specificity domain-containing protein — translated: MTATEAVSLRDGVRIDLTTGETVVADATEPNGDVVVLSHAHGDHLYTRAPTDVICSDLTARLAAARREDEGSLSRTSHPAIEQVSAGHVPGSCATIIEDSDGTTYLYTGDFSTRNRFALDGFDAGAVAAEHDVDVLVTESTYGKPEYVFEDQGTLESRIIDWLNDSNDTPVILFGYTLGRAQELELLVARSERDRLFVTEAIEQLNDVIESIHNVEFAAERYGRDVTIGAGDVLVLPAQTNKLSFVDHIVENTGALKAGFSGWAIEDSFKYRGDYDETFVLSDHSDFSELTATVETLNPKQVFTQHGFADAFATHIETTLGIDARSLKENQTSLGQFS
- a CDS encoding ATP-dependent DNA ligase, yielding MEYRRLVEMYDHLDATSSTLEKTDIVADAFGEAGDLLPEFTQLARGRLFASWEHDELGVSSSLTAQAITNATGVNNDQIESWWRETGDLGDAAANAIENRAQTTLVSDTLDIQTVYETLRGLTEYEGTGSQDRRINDIANLLADAEPNEARYIVRTIVGAMRLGVGEGTIRDALATAFLDGSDEAIQTVERAYEVTNDFRTVGETAREQGRDGLEDLDVELLRPVKAMLAQKAEDVADALDATEQPLIEYKYDGMRTKIHIDGDNVRVFTRRLEDVTTQFPDIVAAVREEIIAKNAIIEAEVVAYDPETDSPIPFQEFSKRIKRKNDIEEMAAEYPATVHVFDLLYHDGEPLVNRPLSERIERLEGLIDHDRNEATIQRAENLRPTSVEEAEAFYADALEAGQEGLIVKNMNAPYQPGSRVGYMLKVKPMMEPLDLVVVQAKWSEGRKSDWLGRLRLACWDTEHEELREVGRMFSGLTDAELREITAKLEPLIQSVDGRTAKLRPEVVIEVEYEEIQESTTYDSGYALRFPRFGGFRDDLGPEDADQFERVERLYEEQ
- a CDS encoding YihY/virulence factor BrkB family protein, producing MVKDVFSDKNVTFLAGSIAYSAFVSLVPLLMFVLLAVSYVDPQLQQQVIEVATTNVSPSVGGVIQVMIEQQSGAGAGSTITASIIGILTLVWGALKVFRGLDTAFSEIYETTAQESFVGQIKNGLVMLVTLTVGIVAMVAATNIVAFFSFIPFIGLVVPLLLIGGLLIAFFPMYYLFPEIDVEPREVLPGALFGAIGWAILQVLFQVYASLGGSDSNLIASILLLVTWLYFSAVILLLGAVVNAVLTGRASEIVETEADPAT